In Treponema denticola, one genomic interval encodes:
- a CDS encoding ABC transporter ATP-binding protein: protein MSIILETEHLKKTYLGKKTALYDVSLKVESGRIYGLLGPNGSGKTTFLKIIAGLIKPTSGNFKVCGKEFGIDTKKIVAFLPDKNVVYPWMSSADAINFYADFFEDFDKNKALEMLKFMKLEPKQTVKTMSKGMIEKLNLSLTFSRASKLYILDEPLGGTDPVAREQIIKTIIKTWTEESAILITTHLVSDIEHVFNDVAFLKDGEIVLEGDAEDLRTTRGKSIYQIYLDVFGA, encoded by the coding sequence ATGAGTATAATACTTGAAACGGAGCACTTAAAAAAAACATACTTGGGAAAAAAGACGGCTCTTTATGATGTCAGTCTCAAGGTAGAAAGCGGAAGAATCTACGGTCTTTTGGGACCTAACGGTTCAGGAAAAACAACATTTTTAAAAATAATTGCAGGTCTTATAAAACCGACCTCCGGCAATTTTAAGGTATGCGGAAAAGAATTCGGCATCGATACAAAAAAGATTGTAGCCTTTTTGCCGGATAAAAATGTCGTATATCCTTGGATGTCCTCGGCAGATGCTATTAATTTCTATGCCGATTTTTTTGAAGATTTTGATAAAAACAAGGCCTTGGAAATGCTTAAATTTATGAAGCTGGAGCCCAAGCAAACCGTAAAAACTATGTCGAAAGGTATGATCGAAAAACTTAATTTAAGCCTTACCTTTTCGAGGGCTTCAAAGCTTTATATTTTGGATGAACCGCTGGGAGGCACCGACCCTGTAGCCAGAGAGCAGATTATTAAAACTATAATCAAAACATGGACCGAAGAAAGTGCGATCCTAATTACAACTCATCTGGTTTCGGATATAGAGCATGTGTTTAACGACGTAGCCTTTTTAAAAGATGGCGAGATTGTTTTGGAAGGCGATGCGGAAGATTTGCGTACTACAAGAGGCAAATCTATTTATCAAATCTATCTTGATGTTTTTGGAGCATAA
- a CDS encoding GntR family transcriptional regulator translates to MKVVYDQNRPIYLQIVEKIKCKIVYGELKPGDKIPSMSDMSVEMDVNPNTMFRVYKQLESEGITESKRGLGSFVVNEPDLVRKLTDEMADQIILPAIEGLRNLKFSNEQIMASIKAKIE, encoded by the coding sequence GTGAAAGTTGTATATGATCAAAATCGTCCAATATATTTACAAATAGTTGAAAAAATAAAATGTAAAATTGTCTATGGAGAGCTTAAACCCGGGGATAAAATTCCTTCAATGAGCGATATGTCCGTTGAGATGGATGTAAACCCGAATACTATGTTTAGGGTATATAAGCAGCTTGAAAGTGAAGGCATAACGGAATCAAAGCGGGGCCTGGGCAGTTTTGTTGTAAATGAGCCCGATTTGGTAAGAAAATTAACGGACGAGATGGCAGATCAGATTATCTTGCCGGCCATCGAAGGCCTGAGGAATCTAAAATTTTCTAATGAGCAAATAATGGCGTCTATAAAGGCAAAAATAGAATAA
- a CDS encoding methyl-accepting chemotaxis protein, which yields MKNYIKIVFSLCGIALALGIGGAAFFIAAKPSSDFQLKTDYLLEYRFYLVSLKADMYRTASKDGEFSVQNLNARIKETINSFENLKKLSAADKNDSGLNFAYNDYENSNNKLFKSIEAWRQEFELTGDSSAKPFLPVLKEFEAVQKSFERLKKEYKDGFTKQEKRAKTLAVLLIVLAWGIGVFLTWLVSSIVYKIYIERERAKKAKLRLHVGPKTEVQSSGLNTDSVSSISVNAAPARSTLEKPDLISSASVSAVLVNTDLPNTAQSKIQEKKLQQPVMVQGSYAETAPSRIEESPASIESSPVYLKLQKEYTRLKEMSDELNSAYNELQEKHRELASSYKDLQDSFKQNDEKKGEKCETVKSFLADIQMEAAEAQEDAQAAQELVDTFQGGHKLFKSTYEKIVHINQNISDIQEMAEVIAGIAEQTKMLSMNAAIEAAHAGDAGKGFAVVAEELGRLAAASIESSAGIGKTVIEVVKNISFMAKSSEDLDKAFNDINIKTNQVYTTVMNFSDRMIQTFQKTDNVLKGLDTI from the coding sequence ATGAAAAATTACATAAAAATCGTTTTTTCTTTATGCGGTATTGCTTTGGCCTTAGGTATCGGCGGGGCGGCTTTTTTTATTGCTGCAAAGCCTTCGTCCGATTTTCAGCTTAAGACGGATTATCTGCTTGAGTACAGGTTTTATCTTGTAAGTTTAAAGGCGGATATGTACAGGACTGCAAGCAAGGATGGGGAATTTTCGGTTCAAAATCTTAACGCAAGGATAAAAGAAACTATTAATTCTTTTGAAAATTTAAAAAAACTTTCAGCTGCCGACAAAAACGATTCCGGCTTAAACTTTGCATATAATGATTATGAAAACTCAAATAATAAGCTGTTTAAAAGTATAGAAGCTTGGAGACAGGAATTTGAACTTACCGGGGATTCTTCAGCAAAACCTTTTTTGCCTGTTTTAAAGGAATTTGAGGCCGTTCAAAAAAGCTTTGAAAGGCTTAAAAAGGAATATAAGGATGGATTTACAAAACAGGAAAAAAGGGCTAAGACTCTTGCCGTCTTATTGATTGTTTTAGCATGGGGTATAGGCGTATTTTTAACATGGCTTGTTTCTTCAATTGTATACAAAATTTATATCGAAAGAGAAAGGGCTAAAAAAGCAAAGCTCAGGCTCCATGTCGGGCCCAAAACCGAGGTACAAAGCTCCGGCCTAAATACAGATTCAGTAAGCTCCATTTCAGTAAATGCCGCTCCGGCAAGAAGTACATTGGAGAAACCGGATTTGATAAGCAGTGCTTCGGTAAGCGCCGTTTTAGTAAACACAGATTTGCCAAATACCGCTCAGTCTAAGATACAAGAAAAAAAACTTCAGCAGCCGGTTATGGTGCAAGGCTCTTATGCTGAAACTGCCCCTTCCCGCATAGAAGAATCGCCTGCTTCTATAGAAAGCTCGCCTGTTTATCTTAAGCTTCAAAAAGAGTATACAAGATTAAAAGAAATGTCTGATGAGTTAAATTCGGCTTATAATGAACTGCAAGAAAAACATAGGGAGCTGGCTTCATCATATAAGGACTTGCAAGACTCTTTTAAACAAAACGACGAAAAAAAAGGCGAAAAATGCGAAACGGTAAAATCATTTTTGGCCGATATACAGATGGAGGCTGCCGAAGCTCAAGAAGATGCTCAGGCTGCACAAGAACTTGTAGATACTTTTCAGGGCGGGCATAAGCTTTTTAAGTCTACTTACGAAAAAATCGTCCATATAAATCAGAACATTTCGGATATACAGGAAATGGCGGAGGTTATAGCCGGTATTGCAGAGCAGACAAAGATGCTTAGTATGAATGCCGCCATTGAAGCTGCCCATGCCGGAGATGCAGGAAAGGGTTTTGCCGTTGTAGCCGAAGAATTGGGACGCTTGGCAGCCGCTTCAATCGAAAGCTCTGCCGGAATAGGAAAAACTGTAATTGAGGTGGTAAAAAATATTTCATTTATGGCAAAGAGCAGCGAGGATCTGGATAAGGCCTTTAACGATATAAATATAAAAACAAATCAAGTTTATACAACCGTTATGAATTTTTCGGATAGAATGATTCAAACCTTCCAAAAAACAGACAATGTTTTAAAAGGCCTTGACACAATTTAA
- the sbcD gene encoding exonuclease subunit SbcD yields MKILHTADLHLGKNLYETSQSERQKKMLSDLHNILIEDNYAALIIAGDIYDRSVPPAEYVAIFDSFLSALHRDCPNTAVFIIPGNHDSAERLSFGSQLLKSSNIHIASGTGKLCTPIIIAQNGEKVQFFLMPFLHLGSFFDETGESLNLNSQSEMAQEASRRLKEAVDPLMPAVLAAHLFTLNGESSSSERAFLGTAEYVSPALFDFFTYTALGHLHKMQKVTDRMYYSGAPLTYAFDECSTEKVVLSIDIDCKTQGFPISVEKIPIKPLRKMTRLEGTFFDFFNTCKFDAYKNDFLEIKLIGDTLIQSPMSLLQQKFPYLLNLHQEAIAAELKDESENHILNKNIEDTEVIFENFMLFEEAIDEKPSAKKQELFKKICQEISQI; encoded by the coding sequence ATGAAAATTTTGCATACAGCCGATTTGCATTTAGGTAAAAACCTGTACGAAACTTCACAGTCTGAAAGACAAAAAAAAATGCTCTCGGATCTTCACAATATCCTTATTGAAGATAATTATGCTGCACTGATTATTGCAGGCGACATATATGACCGCTCCGTACCTCCTGCAGAATATGTAGCTATCTTCGACTCATTTTTATCAGCCCTTCATCGGGATTGTCCTAATACAGCCGTTTTTATTATACCCGGAAACCATGACTCAGCTGAAAGGCTATCGTTCGGATCTCAACTTTTAAAATCAAGTAATATCCACATCGCCTCCGGAACAGGCAAACTATGCACACCTATCATTATAGCACAAAATGGAGAAAAAGTTCAATTTTTTTTGATGCCTTTTTTACATTTAGGATCCTTTTTTGACGAAACAGGGGAAAGTTTAAACTTAAACTCTCAATCCGAGATGGCCCAAGAAGCCTCCCGCCGTTTAAAAGAGGCCGTAGACCCCTTAATGCCTGCGGTTTTGGCAGCCCATCTTTTTACCTTAAACGGAGAAAGCTCCTCATCTGAAAGAGCTTTTTTAGGCACTGCGGAATATGTTTCACCTGCTCTATTCGATTTTTTTACCTATACGGCCTTGGGACACTTACACAAAATGCAGAAAGTTACCGATAGGATGTACTATTCGGGAGCTCCCCTTACATACGCCTTTGATGAATGTTCAACCGAAAAGGTTGTTCTATCCATAGACATCGACTGTAAAACTCAAGGCTTTCCTATAAGCGTAGAAAAAATTCCTATTAAGCCCTTACGGAAGATGACAAGGCTTGAGGGAACATTTTTTGATTTTTTTAATACCTGCAAATTCGATGCCTATAAAAACGATTTTTTAGAAATAAAATTAATAGGCGATACGCTTATTCAAAGCCCCATGAGCCTCTTACAGCAAAAATTTCCATATCTTTTAAATTTACACCAAGAAGCGATAGCGGCAGAATTAAAAGATGAGAGCGAAAATCATATCTTAAACAAAAATATAGAAGACACAGAGGTGATTTTTGAAAATTTTATGCTCTTTGAAGAAGCAATAGATGAAAAACCTTCGGCAAAAAAACAAGAGCTTTTTAAAAAAATTTGCCAAGAAATATCCCAAATATAA
- a CDS encoding AAA family ATPase gives MKPEILKLTNIGPFRGTHTIDFSLLDSIFLVYGKTGAGKTTIFDAISYAFYSKPLGCRSQITRSLRSQFAPDDEPAEVELIFKMGNSKYKIFRRLPFLRPGKKNEIPEESALSEWDGKTWKNLSSTNKRDTDKKILNIINLNEKEFSRIVLLPQGEFASFLRENSNQKKETLAELFPISRYSQIMETLKEREKEEIYKIKTAEASLEALGKEFDTDSYQEKKESLEKEIAFIKKNYSQISEKIKTKAEAKEQAKMLKKKKEEFEEIKTKLQTLNSQKNDIASMEELIEKARRASSLSALADSVNKLNTNIYEAKTDIENKIKDLNGVSDVLNSLKMEKKDIEAEKGKNAALKQNMDRLKRAADIYKEIEEKTYEKKGLSLQKKENTEKLTQAEKNEKDLKDKINDYLLIINELDKRKERADLSSKKLSYLQRLFEIVLKKEKAAKLYATHKAAAEKNYNDLQLILKDIEIEKELFEKLKKGKKDFELNQEAAAIAVHLKDGEPCPVCGSIHHPKPAIENAESIFSLEDKIQKCERSIEKFLHEKDILNNNLTARNTDADWQKIQLTELEQSFIKLNEEFKDQAFIFDKMPAGNEIEALKPQAAKEAEQDSILLKEAQTANTFKIDLEQKLSTVQNQKELHRAALTNIKIKETEINTILHEKKKQYEEAFIPLPDNIKKENIDDTIESCKEMILASDRKISGYDEKVQENNKLHTKIETELIGKQEQLQKWEKSLSVEEKTLNEGMERKGFSSIDELLNSILSDEKIENLEDTVIKFKEEKITLEHSAAGLEKDLEGKEFVPPETIEDEIQILQKNLDEERDRLTEIKSESDKLNHLFEQRQKLLIDLKQRTEEAKLITELSSGLNGNNKYKLKFDIWILSAFLREIIIYANRRLERMSGGRYVLKISKEVSGNNLSGLDMEIYDAYTGGIRPTASLSGGETFMVSISLALGLADSIQTRSGGIRLDSMFIDEGFGTLDEASLENAISILDEVRGNRLVGIISHVSELKNRIPQKIEVEKNANGSSINIKF, from the coding sequence ATGAAGCCTGAAATTTTAAAGCTGACCAATATAGGCCCCTTTAGAGGAACTCACACAATAGATTTTAGTCTTTTAGACTCCATTTTTTTGGTATATGGAAAAACCGGAGCAGGAAAAACCACCATATTTGATGCAATCTCTTATGCCTTTTATTCAAAACCTCTGGGATGCCGCTCCCAGATTACAAGAAGCCTTCGAAGTCAATTTGCGCCTGATGATGAACCGGCTGAAGTAGAACTTATCTTTAAAATGGGAAATTCCAAATACAAGATTTTTAGACGCCTCCCTTTTTTACGCCCGGGAAAGAAAAATGAAATTCCTGAAGAATCTGCCCTTTCCGAATGGGACGGTAAAACATGGAAAAATTTAAGCTCTACCAATAAGCGGGATACCGATAAAAAAATATTGAATATAATAAACTTAAACGAAAAGGAATTTTCAAGAATTGTTTTACTCCCTCAAGGAGAATTTGCATCTTTTTTACGGGAAAACTCAAATCAAAAAAAAGAAACTCTTGCAGAGCTATTTCCCATATCCAGATACAGTCAAATAATGGAAACTCTAAAAGAAAGAGAAAAAGAAGAAATTTATAAAATAAAAACTGCTGAAGCTTCATTAGAAGCCTTAGGAAAAGAATTTGATACCGATTCTTATCAGGAAAAAAAAGAAAGTCTTGAAAAAGAGATTGCCTTTATCAAAAAAAATTACAGTCAAATTTCCGAGAAAATTAAAACAAAGGCTGAGGCAAAAGAACAAGCAAAAATGCTTAAAAAAAAGAAGGAAGAGTTTGAAGAGATAAAAACAAAATTACAAACTCTTAACTCTCAAAAAAATGATATTGCGTCAATGGAAGAGCTTATAGAAAAAGCACGCCGAGCTTCATCGTTATCCGCTCTTGCAGACTCGGTAAATAAACTTAACACAAATATTTATGAGGCAAAAACCGATATCGAAAATAAAATAAAAGATTTAAATGGCGTATCCGATGTTTTAAATTCCCTTAAAATGGAAAAAAAAGACATCGAAGCCGAAAAAGGAAAAAATGCTGCATTAAAGCAAAATATGGATCGTCTAAAAAGAGCCGCCGATATATATAAAGAAATAGAAGAAAAAACTTACGAAAAAAAAGGCCTTAGTCTACAAAAAAAAGAAAATACGGAAAAGCTTACTCAAGCAGAAAAAAACGAAAAAGATCTAAAAGATAAAATCAACGATTATCTTTTGATAATCAACGAACTTGATAAAAGAAAAGAAAGAGCCGACCTCTCATCTAAAAAGCTGTCCTATCTACAAAGACTTTTTGAAATTGTTTTAAAAAAAGAAAAGGCAGCCAAGTTATATGCTACCCATAAGGCGGCAGCCGAAAAAAACTATAATGATTTACAGCTGATTTTAAAGGACATAGAAATAGAAAAAGAACTTTTTGAAAAACTAAAAAAAGGAAAAAAGGACTTTGAGTTAAATCAAGAAGCAGCAGCCATTGCCGTTCACCTAAAAGACGGAGAGCCATGCCCTGTCTGCGGTTCTATTCATCATCCCAAACCGGCAATCGAAAACGCTGAAAGTATATTTTCATTGGAAGACAAAATACAAAAATGCGAAAGAAGCATCGAAAAATTTTTACATGAAAAAGATATTTTAAACAACAATCTTACGGCCCGCAATACCGATGCAGATTGGCAAAAAATTCAACTTACCGAGCTTGAACAATCCTTTATAAAACTCAATGAAGAGTTTAAAGATCAAGCCTTTATTTTTGATAAAATGCCCGCCGGAAATGAAATAGAAGCCTTAAAGCCTCAAGCAGCTAAAGAGGCAGAACAAGACTCTATTCTTTTAAAGGAAGCTCAAACGGCAAATACATTCAAAATAGATTTAGAGCAAAAACTTTCAACAGTTCAAAATCAAAAAGAACTGCATAGGGCTGCACTTACAAATATTAAAATAAAAGAAACCGAAATAAATACAATATTGCATGAAAAGAAAAAACAATATGAGGAAGCCTTTATCCCTCTTCCAGATAATATCAAAAAAGAAAATATAGACGATACAATCGAAAGCTGTAAAGAAATGATTTTAGCCTCAGATCGAAAAATAAGCGGTTATGACGAGAAGGTACAAGAAAATAATAAACTCCATACAAAAATTGAAACGGAGCTTATCGGCAAACAAGAGCAGTTACAAAAATGGGAAAAATCTTTATCGGTTGAAGAAAAGACTTTAAATGAAGGAATGGAGCGCAAAGGATTCTCTTCAATCGATGAGCTCCTAAATTCCATTTTATCCGATGAAAAAATAGAAAACCTTGAAGATACGGTCATAAAATTCAAAGAGGAAAAAATAACATTAGAACACTCGGCAGCGGGTTTGGAAAAAGACCTTGAAGGTAAAGAATTTGTCCCGCCCGAAACGATAGAAGATGAAATACAAATTTTACAAAAAAATCTTGATGAAGAAAGAGACCGCCTAACGGAAATAAAAAGTGAGTCCGACAAGTTAAATCATCTTTTTGAACAAAGGCAGAAACTTTTAATCGATTTAAAGCAAAGAACGGAGGAAGCAAAATTAATCACCGAGCTTTCATCCGGCTTAAACGGAAACAATAAATATAAACTTAAATTCGATATCTGGATTCTATCGGCTTTTTTGCGTGAAATAATTATTTATGCAAACCGCCGGCTTGAACGGATGAGCGGAGGACGCTATGTCTTAAAAATAAGCAAAGAAGTTTCAGGGAATAACCTTTCAGGTCTGGATATGGAAATTTATGATGCCTATACCGGAGGGATACGGCCTACAGCCAGTTTATCTGGCGGCGAAACATTTATGGTATCTATAAGCCTTGCCCTTGGCCTTGCAGACTCCATTCAGACAAGGAGCGGGGGTATAAGGCTGGATTCAATGTTTATAGATGAAGGCTTCGGGACTCTTGATGAAGCAAGTCTTGAAAACGCTATAAGCATCCTAGACGAAGTTAGAGGCAACCGTTTAGTCGGAATAATCTCTCATGTAAGCGAACTAAAAAACCGAATCCCTCAAAAAATTGAAGTAGAAAAAAATGCCAACGGTTCAAGTATAAATATAAAGTTTTAA
- a CDS encoding type II toxin-antitoxin system RelB/DinJ family antitoxin translates to MANATLVQLKVDSEIKEDVSRIYENLGLDLPTAIRIFFKKSIAVGGLPFELREENTRWKIYDQVRKSIQDNNVPEMSLEEINAEIAETRKQVFGK, encoded by the coding sequence ATGGCAAATGCAACATTAGTACAGCTAAAAGTCGATTCCGAAATTAAAGAAGATGTTTCAAGAATATATGAAAATTTAGGGTTGGATTTACCGACTGCAATAAGAATTTTTTTCAAGAAAAGTATTGCTGTGGGAGGATTACCGTTTGAATTACGAGAAGAAAATACCAGATGGAAAATATATGATCAAGTTCGAAAAAGTATTCAAGACAATAATGTTCCGGAAATGTCGCTTGAAGAAATAAATGCAGAAATTGCTGAAACGAGAAAACAGGTATTCGGCAAATGA
- a CDS encoding ATP-binding protein, whose product MDIVSQVSNQDSLVKLVQKGNEIGRIFSIDYENALVLTNDMWKRKVNGVPQNSFLIATNINPDNYSKQAPFDKEIILLRVIGSCKLPQDDDNIRTKLDSIQDATSFVDNTQTFDKLTQNMLQFSGLECRVLGTFYMKNQELQLGSDIENFSTSLTQRVYLPKGDALNTIVNYVDPIRKNKSKEDFKNLGITSEVKTFKIGTVSYTSSDRLQRSDTEIKVPVEIQPSDFLSRRTAVLGMTRTGKSNMVKQTVSVVKDISNKSNFPIGQLIFDINGEYANANNQDHGAISDIFKSDCVRYRMIKTEGFESLLINFYEQLEDGFLIISDKINEEKISSAQDIKTFDNGMSFEKPETGDLSGSNRYNVKITIYKCLLKVAGFETENTTKISFSANPKIKCIQSFGKNINEYALEQGKTQAEVENELKKIKEPISINDALFWFIKLRENAQKLADSINKENKGSEIKKLWYEVLPSSSKDKLWLDDVDIAMLNMIVKKNSTGTAMFGYKALLSSKDYHTSSRNSDVKEEIYNHLANGKIVILDLSVGKANLREKISQDLAKYIFNKSMDIFTNNLTPPNIMIFIEEAHNLIGKRMELTETWPRVAKEGAKYKIGLVYATQEVSSVHPNILANTENWFVTHLNSENEIRELAKFYDFSDFSKSLIRAQDVGFARVKTLSSSFVVPVQIDKFDPAQWR is encoded by the coding sequence ATGGATATTGTTAGTCAGGTATCAAATCAAGATTCTTTGGTAAAATTGGTACAAAAAGGAAATGAAATTGGAAGAATATTTTCAATTGATTATGAGAATGCCCTTGTATTGACAAATGATATGTGGAAAAGAAAAGTAAATGGTGTTCCTCAAAATTCTTTTTTAATTGCTACAAACATAAATCCTGACAATTATTCAAAGCAAGCTCCCTTTGATAAAGAGATTATTCTTCTTAGGGTTATAGGTTCATGCAAATTACCTCAAGATGATGATAATATTAGAACAAAACTTGATTCTATTCAGGATGCAACTTCTTTTGTAGATAATACTCAAACATTTGATAAGCTTACACAAAATATGCTTCAGTTCAGTGGCTTAGAATGTAGGGTTCTTGGAACTTTCTATATGAAAAATCAAGAATTACAACTTGGTTCTGACATTGAGAATTTTTCAACTTCTTTGACACAAAGAGTTTATTTACCTAAGGGAGATGCACTAAATACAATTGTAAACTATGTAGATCCAATACGAAAAAACAAATCAAAAGAAGATTTTAAGAATCTTGGAATAACAAGTGAAGTAAAAACATTTAAAATAGGAACGGTCAGCTATACATCATCAGATAGGTTACAACGAAGTGATACAGAAATTAAAGTACCAGTTGAAATTCAACCTTCAGATTTTTTATCTCGAAGAACTGCTGTGCTTGGAATGACAAGAACAGGTAAATCTAATATGGTGAAGCAAACAGTTTCTGTTGTAAAAGATATTTCGAATAAATCGAATTTTCCTATAGGACAATTAATTTTTGATATAAATGGCGAATATGCAAATGCTAACAACCAAGATCATGGTGCAATTTCTGATATTTTTAAAAGTGATTGTGTTCGTTATCGTATGATAAAAACTGAAGGATTCGAATCTTTGCTTATTAATTTCTATGAACAGCTGGAAGACGGTTTCCTAATTATTTCCGATAAAATAAATGAAGAAAAAATAAGTTCTGCTCAAGATATAAAAACTTTTGACAATGGAATGTCATTTGAAAAACCTGAAACTGGGGATTTAAGTGGTAGTAATCGTTATAATGTTAAGATAACAATTTACAAATGTTTATTAAAAGTTGCCGGCTTTGAAACTGAAAATACTACTAAAATTTCATTTAGTGCAAATCCTAAAATTAAATGTATACAATCGTTTGGTAAAAACATAAATGAATACGCACTTGAACAAGGAAAGACACAAGCAGAAGTTGAGAATGAATTAAAAAAGATAAAAGAACCCATTAGTATAAATGATGCTCTTTTCTGGTTTATTAAATTACGAGAAAATGCCCAGAAACTTGCAGATTCTATAAATAAAGAAAATAAAGGTTCAGAAATAAAAAAATTATGGTATGAGGTATTGCCTTCATCTTCAAAAGATAAATTATGGCTTGATGATGTTGATATTGCAATGCTAAACATGATTGTTAAAAAGAATTCAACAGGTACAGCAATGTTTGGTTATAAAGCTTTATTGTCTTCAAAAGATTATCATACTTCATCAAGAAATTCGGATGTTAAAGAAGAAATCTATAATCATTTAGCTAACGGTAAGATTGTTATACTTGATTTATCAGTAGGGAAAGCTAATCTCAGAGAAAAGATAAGTCAAGATTTAGCCAAATATATTTTTAATAAATCAATGGATATTTTTACAAATAATCTCACTCCTCCAAATATTATGATTTTTATAGAAGAAGCTCATAACCTTATAGGTAAACGTATGGAGTTAACTGAAACTTGGCCCCGCGTTGCAAAAGAAGGGGCAAAATATAAAATAGGTCTTGTTTATGCAACTCAAGAAGTGTCATCTGTGCATCCAAATATATTGGCAAATACAGAAAACTGGTTTGTAACTCATCTTAATAGTGAAAATGAAATACGTGAACTTGCCAAATTCTATGATTTTTCTGATTTTAGTAAATCTCTTATACGAGCCCAAGATGTTGGCTTTGCTCGGGTAAAAACACTTTCAAGTTCATTTGTTGTTCCAGTTCAAATTGATAAATTTGATCCTGCTCAATGGAGATAA
- a CDS encoding DNA adenine methylase, translated as MTCSPLRYPGGKSKLYGFIEAIIASQDKSINTYIEPFAGGAGIGISLLLNEKVENIIINDLNKGVYSFWRAICTETDKFLSLLEKTSINKETYLIQKNIYQSSNKYSLEYGFSTFFLNRTNYSGILDSGPIGGMEQTGNFKMDARYNKDILAEKLKKISKYKHNIKIYNKDIIIFNNTIVTKTNNAFVYYDPPYYIKGKNLYTNFLEHTDHINIHNSIKSVKQPWILTYDNASEIASIYKDSKAYEFTLSYSVNSKNVRKATELMYMSDSNFIKAIPTTILNKINLKERR; from the coding sequence ATGACTTGTTCGCCATTACGATATCCAGGAGGCAAATCGAAATTATATGGTTTTATCGAAGCAATTATTGCTAGTCAAGATAAGAGTATAAATACATATATTGAACCATTTGCAGGTGGAGCAGGTATTGGCATTTCTTTGCTTTTAAATGAAAAAGTTGAAAATATTATTATAAATGATTTGAATAAAGGTGTTTATTCATTTTGGAGGGCTATTTGTACAGAGACGGATAAATTTCTAAGTCTTTTAGAAAAAACTTCTATAAATAAAGAAACCTATTTAATACAAAAAAACATATATCAATCTTCAAATAAATATTCCTTAGAATATGGATTTTCAACATTCTTCTTAAATCGGACAAATTATTCAGGGATACTTGATAGTGGACCTATTGGTGGTATGGAACAGACCGGAAATTTCAAGATGGATGCACGCTACAATAAAGACATTCTTGCCGAAAAATTAAAAAAAATATCAAAATATAAGCATAATATCAAAATATACAATAAAGATATCATAATTTTTAATAATACTATTGTAACTAAAACAAATAATGCATTTGTTTATTATGATCCACCATATTATATAAAAGGTAAAAATTTGTATACAAATTTCTTAGAACATACGGATCATATAAATATTCATAATTCTATAAAATCTGTAAAACAACCTTGGATATTGACTTATGATAATGCGAGTGAAATTGCAAGTATCTATAAGGATTCAAAGGCTTATGAGTTTACATTATCCTATTCTGTGAATTCGAAAAATGTGCGTAAAGCAACGGAATTAATGTATATGAGTGATTCAAATTTTATAAAAGCTATTCCAACTACTATTCTTAATAAGATAAATTTAAAAGAGAGGAGATAA